In the genome of Arachis hypogaea cultivar Tifrunner chromosome 9, arahy.Tifrunner.gnm2.J5K5, whole genome shotgun sequence, the window AGTTAATAGCTAAAGCAATGCACTCAGCATTTCATTCCAAATGTCAGGCACCCCAGGGAGGCACCAATGGCTGCAATCAGAGGAAAGGCCGGTACCTGGTTTCTGCTTCATTTCTTCGCTAATTGCCTTTCTATACACCGAGGGATGTCCATCTCTTCGGAATGCAGTCATTGTTGTAATATCTTGCAGGTACACTGGAAATCTCATTCTTTTCAGCACTGCTTGTAGCACTACCACTGGTTCAGGAACATGTATGTGGCTAAAAGATTGTATAGGCTGCCTCTGATTGTAGCATTTCCATCCATTTTGCCTTCATATAAGGAAAGATCAAAGAATGAATTCCATTCTGAATTAGGAAGACATAATCAAGGTAAGTTGCAGCAGATAAAGATAGATGGTACCTGTTATGTCTAGGTGACATGCTTCGAAAAAAGACTCGGGTTCTTTGGGGGTCCAAATTCAGATCCACCCACCTTGCCCATGTGCTAAGTCCTTTATGATAGGCAACCATAGGATTCATGTTTGTGATGATCCTATTTCCCTCCATGTAATAATCCCATCTGGTATTTAATTAATCAAGACTCAGAAAGTTAATTTACTGAGAAATTGAAACTTGGAGGAAAAGAAAATGATGCTGAATTTAAGTAGAAGACTAGAAGATGAGAAAGGTTTCTTACGAGCTTGATTCGCCAGAGTGAGTCCACCAATGAGCCGAATCGAATACCAGAACATCAACTCCTTTCCAGTACCTTGCATTGTCTTCAATCATATCCAAATGTAAAactcttttattttgatttcccTTCTTTAGTTCTACCAGGAGTGGTGCCCAGAAGAACTCAATTGATGTCTCAAAATCCTGTAAGCAAAAAACAAAACTGAGGTCATTCAATGTTAGATGGAAAAAAGAGAATATTATTGACTATCATCTTACCATGGCATGGAAAGCCATTGAAGGACCATTATAGGTCACTTTTTTCCTACCAGTTGGGATAACTCCTTGAACTAAACAAACAAGAGATTCCCATTGGTTTCTCATTATGGAATCACCAACCAGCATTATTCTCTTTCTCCTCATTTTTCCAAGAAATCTCAGTGCATCAAACCTGTTAGGATTTAGATATGTCACATTAACAAGCAAAAGAATATAAGCAGGATTCATTTACAAACTAATATATGCTAAGTTTTCTACTTTGTAACTGAAATTTGAGCTTTAATAACCTATCTTTTGTACTAGCTACCAAACATGCATCACAATCTTGATCATGCAAACATTTAACAAATCATTTGACAACATATAAAAACCTTGGGATGGAACAGCCAAATGGCTTCCACTTCCACTTCTCATAGTCAGAATCTGGCCTCCCATTCTTTTGACAAGTTACTGCTGTGCTGAGATAGGGACAGTTGGGATCATAGAGAGGGTAAGACTCATCAAAGACCCATTTTCCAACTGAAAAGTCACATTTCTTCCAAGAACTTTTTCGGGTTTGCACCAAGTTAACATCTTCGGATTCCATGGCAAGCCAGCTGAACTCATCCTCTGGGTTGATTAGTGACAGTGTGCAGTGCAAGATGCTGCAGAAGAAGAGAAAGGACCACAAGTGAAGCTTTGGTTTTGCCATGGAAGCACAAGGCGTGAGAGTGTAGTATAGTGTGAAGGGTCCTCAAAGGAGGGAAGGACTTTGTAGTTTTAGAAGAGACTCATTGTGTCCATGGAAAAGTGCTTTGTCAAGGCATGACTTGCGGTGGTGTGGACCATGGAAATTGTGTTACTTTTACTGTTTACTTATTGCCATAGCCATTGCCCTGCAACAATCAAGGATCACTACTTCTGTACTAGGTGGTTGTCATCATAATTTTTGGTCATTACTCATtggataaaagaaataaaaagttgttttaaaatatttcttcaaTACATACTTAATCAACACCGATCAGTATTAGACCTGTAATTCTCTAATTGATCCTTAATATAGCATTTGCCTTAtaccttttttaaaattataataaagaaaaagagatatTCCGGGTAAACTTAACAAATATTGTGCTACAGAAATGTTAAATTGAAAGTAAGCATCCGATGGATATAACAGAGAGAAGGCatataaaatatttacttttCTCAAAAATACACGTGCACTTATGACGTTTTAAATAAACTGAGAGATCATAATAAGTACTTCTAAATTCTAAGGTACTTGGGTATCATTTTCATCAAGGGTGCGTTTAAAAAAGGAAACAaaggaagaaaagagagaaaagggggggggggggggggggggggggaggaagAAACTCTtaacgaaaataacaaaaaagcaGGGAAATTGTTCAACCAAAAAAGCTGATGGATTTAGTTTGCAAGCTAAATGAATTTATGGTGCCAATAGAGGAGAGAGACGAGCCTTATTTTTCTCTAAGAAAATAGCCTAACTATAATTTAAACAAGAATTACAGGTACATAAATAAACTGTAACTGCCAACTAGGAAAGAACAAATCATGCTGGAACGGCTACTGTCTGTCGTCAAAATATTTGAGGCTATTAAAGCCACAAAATGAAGCCTGATGAATAGTAGATCCACCTTGTGAAGAATACTTGCCATGAACTCACTTGGGAAGCCCATTCTCACTGTTGAGAAGAGCTTGACTTTCATCAGAAAGCAAAACGGGTCCCCTCCCAGGTCTGGTGCATATGAAGTAATTAACATCCCCCTTGAACTTTTGTGATggaatattatctttaatttctgGAGGTGGTGGCAAAGCTTCCACATCTTGTATTCCATTTATCCCAGCATCTTTTGTAATGGACTTGTCGCCAATAATGTAACTGGAATGAAGAGTTTTGTTGGGATCTCGAACTCAGGATCAACAAAAATGATAAAACTGTATCAACTTGTAAAACTAAGAAAGCACCTGTCGAGGTCACCCGAAGTTGGAGGGAAGTAGTATAACAGCCTCTGAAGTAAAAGGGCAGCAGTTTGTCTATTACGCGCAATTAGGACTGCATTTGGCCCAGCATCAAATGTATAAGCTACCTGCAAGTCAAAGCGGTCACCATAAATACAGACCTCCAGATTTGTAATGTGTGTTTATTTATGCAGGGCATGGTGCAATGTATATACAAATAAACGATAAAAGCCATGTATTTTTGCACATATTATGCATGCAGGGTTTGTGCGTGACTTTGGTGCAGAGGCATAATGTCACTGCAAAAAGTTATCAGCCCATACAATTCTCTCTTTTCCTCCTTTTTATTCGAGCAGTAGCGCTCTctcatcaaataaaaaataactattcaAAGATCACTATTTTTTATCTGATAAATTCTGTCCAAAATGATTGGTATGGTTGGATCCAATGGAAAAGTGAAACAAAGTGCACAAAACTTGTCCTATGGAGGAGAAAATTCAACTATAACAAATTTGGATATGAACAATAAAGTAGTTCAAACCTGGGGAGATTCTTCTGAACGATTCCACTTTTCAATGATGCTGATTATCCTGAAATGTAATAGCATAATCAATACTTAAATGCGCCACACTAGTTTTCTGATAAAATAGACCTGGGTATCCAACAGTCAAAATTATCAGACCTATGTGA includes:
- the LOC112712160 gene encoding protein trichome birefringence-like 36, giving the protein MAKPKLHLWSFLFFCSILHCTLSLINPEDEFSWLAMESEDVNLVQTRKSSWKKCDFSVGKWVFDESYPLYDPNCPYLSTAVTCQKNGRPDSDYEKWKWKPFGCSIPRFDALRFLGKMRRKRIMLVGDSIMRNQWESLVCLVQGVIPTGRKKVTYNGPSMAFHAMDFETSIEFFWAPLLVELKKGNQNKRVLHLDMIEDNARYWKGVDVLVFDSAHWWTHSGESSSWDYYMEGNRIITNMNPMVAYHKGLSTWARWVDLNLDPQRTRVFFRSMSPRHNRQNGWKCYNQRQPIQSFSHIHVPEPVVVLQAVLKRMRFPVYLQDITTMTAFRRDGHPSVYRKAISEEMKQKPGTGLSSDCSHWCLPGVPDIWNEMLSALL